DNA sequence from the Gammaproteobacteria bacterium genome:
CTGTTAAGGAGAGGGGGGCGGGGGGTGAGGTTTTGGGTTTCCGATAATGTCTAATCTTGTCGATATATGGTTTGCCTATTTCATTAGAATATCCTATTCCTTTTTCTATCATAACCTCACGAACTAGTTGCCCTGCAAATTGATCATTTAGGGATCTCGGCCAAAATTGGATAACCCTTTGACTTGCAGAGGTTTCTTTCTGAAATTTTCTTTGCATAACAGGTTTAGATCGATTCGCCACAGACCCCAACATACTGCTTCAGATTACTCTTCTTCTGAGTAACTGAATTAGTAACCACTCTACTTTCATTCTCTTTAATTTTATCTGTTTGAAGGGCGCTAGGACCAAGTCTTGCTTTTTGCCCCTCCGCCATCTGCACTGCCTTCCCACCCATCAAATCCGCCTCCCTCTCCAACCCCACATCATCGTTAACCGCCACCCCATCCTTCATCTGTATCGTCGGTCGCACTCTTCCTTGCGCCTGTTGCACCACATGCCAAGCCTCATGCGGTAAATACCGTTCCTGCCCCTGCGCGACATGAATATCTTTCCCTTGCGTATAGGCTAATACCTACAATTGCGCAGGTTTTTAAGAATTGTAATGCACCTGCACGTCATCCATAGATATTCCTGATAACGCCTCAACACCCGATTTGAGATCATCAGGCAGCCCCGTGTTATTTCTCACAGGAACGGGATCCTTCCACTGCAACGCCGCACCGAAAATACTCGCTAATTGCTTTCGCTGCGCAGCTATCACCGGGCTGTTATTAATCTGCTCCGCGAACGCCTGCAACTGATGAACGTGGGGACTATTGCAAATAGCCTCCATCAGCTTGCGTTGTGCTACCGCTTCAGGACGATTATCGATAAATTCTAATCCACCGCTAGCCGCTTGA
Encoded proteins:
- a CDS encoding hypothetical protein (Evidence 5 : Unknown function), whose translation is MVQQAQGRVRPTIQMKDGVAVNDDVGLEREADLMGGKAVQMAEGQKARLGPSALQTDKIKENESRVVTNSVTQKKSNLKQYVGVCGESI
- a CDS encoding hypothetical protein (Evidence 5 : Unknown function), which translates into the protein MKAQVPAQAKQTQQPAAAQTATVQAASGGLEFIDNRPEAVAQRKLMEAICNSPHVHQLQAFAEQINNSPVIAAQRKQLASIFGAALQWKDPVPVRNNTGLPDDLKSGVEALSGISMDDVQVHYNS